One segment of Manihot esculenta cultivar AM560-2 chromosome 4, M.esculenta_v8, whole genome shotgun sequence DNA contains the following:
- the LOC122723549 gene encoding nucleolin-like, with protein sequence MASVKKKYDIEKCIFMFNLQNCRKSGTIKLPMNFTLSRECMKETTAAFKANMSIADVTREVFQASAPASSARCSTPTPTHSLALVPVSGGSRSATSMTSVPPKASTSFKAPPALKESADDDEDDDEDDDGEGGDDDDDDEEEDGDEDEDGEEEFGSRHPALRLHRRNGSHARRDSDDKRNFKYYQPT encoded by the exons ATGGCCTCTGTGAAGAAGAAATATGACATTGAGAAGTGTATATTTATGTTTAACCTGCAGAACTGCCGGAAATCtg GTACCATCAAGCTCCCCATGAACTTTACTTTGTCTAGAGAGTGCATGAAGGAGACTACAGCCGCTTTCAAGGCCAACATGTCCATCGCTGATGTCACTCGAGAGGTTTTCCAGGCTTCAGCTCCCGCATCATCAGCTCGTTGCTCTACTCCTACCCCCACACATTCTCTAGCTTTGGTGCCGGTATCAGGGGGGTCTCGTTCTGCAACCTCCATGACATCTGTCCCACCTAAGGCGTCGACTTCTTTTAAGGCTCCACCCGCTTTGAAGGAG TCGGCGGACGACGACGAGGATGACGATGAAGATGACGATGGTGAAGGCGGAGACGACGATGACGACGACGAGGAGGAAGACGGTGACGAGGATGAAGACGGTGAAGAAGAGTTTGGCTCTCGACATCCAGCTCTTCGTCTACACCGTCGAAACGGCTCACACGCGAGAAGAGACTCAGATGACAAGaggaattttaaatattatcaaccAACGTAA